The Camelus dromedarius isolate mCamDro1 chromosome 17, mCamDro1.pat, whole genome shotgun sequence DNA window GAGAAGTTTGGGCTCCATCCTGAGTGTGATGAGCAGTGACTGAAGGGTATAAAGGCAGACGATGCTCTGTGGGGGTGGTGAGGCTAGATGTAGAGAAGCTGCTGCAGGGAAGAAATGATGGAAGCATGGTATAAAACAATAATGGggcaaaatgaaaaagatttgAGAGATGTGTAGGGCAGGGAATTTATAGCAGTTGGTGACTAGTtatgggaaggaggaggaagagtcaCAGATGACTCGTAGCTTTGGGCAGTGAGGCAAAAAGTAATGCAGTTAACTGAGtaacaaatgtaaaaatagcAAGGATTGTTATCCCAGGGAAATCCCAAATGTTATAAAGTAGAAGGGACCTCTGAGGATGTTCTTCAGATTCTGCTTATAATCTGGCTCTAATTAAATCATCAAAGACAGGTGTCCTTTTATTTAAATGACTAACAGACCTCCTTTGGGAGCTTATTCTATTACTTCCATGACACTTACCACCAAGAAAAACTTATTATATGGAATCTAAATGAATCTTGATGTAACCAAAGACAACCTCTGTAATAATACAACATGTGTGTGTTCTGTTCTGGGTAGCACAGTGCAAACCGAGAAATATGCCTGTAATGATAACTAAATTTATATAGTACTTTAATAAATCCATTATTTTATGTGAGTCCCATAAGAGCCTTGCTAGGGAAGTTAGTTTCCTCCCTTATAAGCGTTGAGGCCAGGACAGCTTGTGGGAGAGCCGCAGGCAATatgtagaaatatttaaaagttataaatcaagTTCGACAAAAATGTCTTCACAACCACAAGAATGGAAAACATGTATAAAGTTACGGCTTTAAATGACTGAtgttggcaaaatatcaaatatgATTAATTTAGTTATCCTTGCTCATTCCTGGGCATCCAGCTGAGTTGGCAATGTTTGGATGAATGATAAAATCATGACTTTTGTGAGTCAtacttttttacatatttattacaaaaaatcaatttttcttatctttatttcaGTAAAATCATAAATTGTGCTGTTGTAAACAAGATTTTCACATAGTTGGTGTTCTGTTCACAAAGCTCCCAAGTGAGACCATCTTTTTTGAGTCAGTGTAGCTTTctgacattttttattaatttcaatttgAGAAAGCTTTACTGTGCTGAGACAGAGttgaaaataaatcatgaaaTTTACTTATCATGTCCAAACATTGTAATGGGATCATATCCAATGAATTATTGcagaaaatgttaatttcatcacATAAACTACTCACTTACATTGTCATTTTAACTATCTCTTAAATGTAGTGTAATGAGAACCAAGCAGTGTGAACTAACCAATATCAAACTTCTAGACCCACACATCTACAAATTTAAAAGTGATATGAATTGCTTAATATTGCAACATATTTCTGTCTCCATGGGCAATTGTAATGAATACTGTGCTAACTCAGGAGCACCTCTGGAAACACAAACTCCAtcagaaagagaagcaagaaagTTGATATTCACTACGACAAGGAAACTGTACCTTGTTATTTAAGAATTGCATTCATGCTGAGAGGAAGGATCTGATAGATTAATTCAGCTATGTTCTTACCAGACTAAGCACTCCTCCTCTCACTGCCCTCCGAGGCAGGGTCCACCTCTGACCGTGATAATGGCtgcaaaaaaaatcacagcattaGGCGCGGTCATGTTTTGCTTTGAGGACGTAAAGCAAGTGGAGAAGCATTTCCCTGGGACCTGAGAGTGTTTATTCCTGAGAGGAATGTTCAGAGTTACAGGTTACCAGTTTCCAAGTGAGAGGCACCTGTATCTTCTTCTTATGACAGCTTTAtggagatgtaattcacataacataaaactcacCTCTTGgaagtagtttttagtatatttacccTAAAATGAATCTCCGAACCCATTAGCAATCACTATACCTCCCTCTCcaccaggccctggcaaccatgAATCTACTTTATGTCTCTCTGGAATTGCCTACTCTGGACATTGcacataaatgggatcatacaacaTGCGCCTGTTTgtgctggcttctttcatttaacgtaatattttcaaggttcattcatgttgtggcaggtgtcagtacttcattcctttttattaatgGCTGAATAACATCGTGTGATATGGCTActacatttgtttattcatccatctgtcgacggacacttgggttgtgtctgcttttggctgttatgaataattcCATTATGGATGTTTACATACAAGTTTTTGtgggacatgttttcatttctcttgggtctaTACCTAGGGATGGAGTTACTGGGACATGGCCTACTGTGTGTATAACGTTTTAAGGAACTAACCAAATGGCTCTACAAAGTAGATGTGCAGTTTTACAGCTTCACCAGCAGTTtatgaaggttccagtttctccacatccttctcaACACTGGTAAGTtgtctttttgattctttctctCTTAATGCATGTCATTGTTTAAACCCTCTACAAAAGTTAGCTCATTTGATCCTCCCAATAATGCTATATCCAGAAAAGGGGATTCAGAGTCAGACAGGTTCTGTAACTTGCTGAATACTAACACACTGGAGAGTAGCAGAGCTGTAATAAGGAATGTATTACACAAAGAAAACACTATTTGAACACTCAAGGGAATGAAAACAATTTAGGGAGATACCCTTTTTAATGAGATCTTTCTGAGATTCcataccccctcccctttttaatgAGATCTTTCTGAGTTTATGATAAAATCCTCTGTTCTGTGCAAGTTAGTCTCCTATTGATATAGTTAATCCACTCTCTGCCTTATACTTTAGAGCTAGCCAGTATTGGGGCTTAATATTGGAAaccagagggagaaagaaataatCTCTGAATATTCCTCTCAATTAAGGCAAAATTTTCCATTTAGCCAAGAATAAAATCTATCAGCCACTGATAGTTTGTGaatattaatttgaaatttaaaaaaataatttttttaaaaagcagatttgaAAAGCTTTGTTCTCCAAGtatgatctttattattcttGGGCCAAAACAGTTTCTGAAGTACACATTTCCAGATTCTTAGTGAAGTCAGTGGAAACTGAATTCAGAGCTATTTTCTATGAATGTCTTAATTCCATGAAGACACatgataccttttaaaattctaattttacagtaatttataattataaaattttatgtattttttatattaggATAATAGTCAAGCAGTAGTATATCTTTTAATGTTTGCTCTCAAAAGTAGAAGTGTCAGCTTTCTTAGGAACACAGCAAGAAACTAAATGCGGTTAACTCAGTGCCTAGAAAAGACTTGGAACAGAGTCTTCAGCTCTTACTTTAGGAGTCTGATTTCCAGGATTTCATGCGATTTAAGAATGAACTTGTGCATAAGTACCAAACAATCCTAAGGGTCAGTGAGTTCTCTCTCTGGAAGAGACGCTGCTCTTGTCCTCACTGGAGTGTCTCTGATTCACAGACGGTGACACTCAGTAGGCAAAGGGCTGAAGAAGGAAGGCGTATCTGCAGAATCCAGCAGTGAGCCTCTCATTTGCCTTCTGATCATTTCCTTATTGCTTCTGAAAGAACTCAGTTACTAGAAAAGcttgagaggaggagaaaggccattttattttattattttttaaaaatttttttaaaagtttttttattgagttatagtcattttacaatttgtgtcaagttccagtgtagagcacaatttttcagttatacatgaacatacatatattcattgtcacatttttttttcactgtgagctaccacaagatcttgtatatatttccctgtgctatacagtataatcttgtttatctagtctatatATGCCTGTAAgttatctacaaattttgaactcccagtctgtcccttcccaccccccccaccagcaaccacaagtttgtattctatgtctatgagtctgtttctgttttgtatttatgtttttttttcttttttttagattccacatatgagcgatgtcatatggtatttttctttctctttctggcttacttcatttagaatgacattctccaggaacatccatgttgctgcaaatggcggtcagtttttatggctgaatagtattccattgtataaatataccacatcttctttatccagtcatctgttgatggacatttaggctgcttccatgtcttggctattgtaaatagtgctgctatgaacactgaggtgcaggtgtctttttgaagtagggttccttctggatatatgcctaggagtgggattcctgggtcatatgataagtctattcctagtcttttgaggaatctctgtactgttttccatagtggctgcaccaaactgcattcccaccggcagtgtaggagggttcccttttctccacagcctctccagcatttgtcatttgtggacttttgaatgatgggaGAAAGGCCATTTTAAAATGAGGGATACAAGCTGCATCAAAAAAAGCAGGACTGCTTCAGAGGAATCAAAGTTAGAGAGGAAGGTTGGCAGGGAGGAATGATTAGTGTGGGGGAAAATCTGTTCTGTTTTAGATGTTGCACATTTGTAGCTTGGGGCACTTTTCTGTGTACTCTAGTATCACCTATTCACATGGAGCCATTCCTGATAATGTTATGTGAACACGCAAACCCTAACATACTTATTATTTTAACAGCTTTGGTGAGCTgtaattcacacaccatacatTTCTTTCACTTGCAGGGTACAACTATCCTACTTAGGGTATCAGACAGGAATAGAGTGTTATCTATATAGTATGGGTccctgtaacttttttttttagtttttttttaatggggggaggtaattaggtttatatttatttatttttgtaatgtaggcactgggaattgaacccaggacctcatgcattctaggCATGCATtcaaccactgagctgtaccctccccacttgGGTCCCTGTACTTTTAAAGTGCAGAATCTCCTGGTGGTAGAGTTTAAATGTACTAGAAAAGAAATTATAGGGCCTAAGAAATAATAAGGCCTAAAGTAATTACTTTAGCTTTGAAAAAGTCTAATAAACTTCCACAGTAAGTTTGTTTTTGCAACATCCTTGCTTTGAGGAGGGAAGTTAGAGGTCTTTGCCTCTCCAGAAGTTTAAATAGAATTACAAAACTTCCACTCCCTTTGGTGATGCTCATAGGGTTATTTTCATGTTGTTAATAAAAGAAGTGAGGCTCTTTGATGTTTTGAAGCATAACCTCACAAGCCTTGGAGTACAGCCAAATATATAGCaaaaattttatagtttgtttctttttatgatttttgcTTATATACATGGAAGTCATTCTCATGGTTAAATTTTTCACTATTGGTGGTAATTATTAGGGTTTTACCAGGTGATAATTAATCATGCCCTTTTCCTTGATTCGTGTTTAGAAACAAGTGAGAAATAAAACGCAGGAGtcagacagaaatgaaaatataagcttTATTCCTGATAAAGCTGATTGGAAAGCAAGACTTAGGTATACAGACACAAGGCTTTCCTTGGATCATTGATGAGGTTTGGTGCTAGtactagaaaattcaaaataatagtgGCATAAGTGAGGAAGGGACTATTTCTCACCTAAAAGTCCAGACATGTCAGATCAGGGCTGCTAGAGTAGTCCACATATACAGCCCCAGACTCCTTTCCATTTTTTGCATTTGCTGTGCATGGTTTCCTTTTCCAAGGTTTTTCTGGGGTCTAGTATGGACCAGCTCTAGTTATCATGTGTACATTCCAgccaagaggaaaaaagaggGGTTAAGGGAAGGATATCTCCATTTAAGGACACATCATTTTCCATTATGTCCCACGAGCTACAACACAGTCACTTAGCCACATCTAAGTAGGAAAAGTGAGTATTCTGGGCTGCCATGTAGCCAGCTAAAACCTGAGAATTCTCTGATAGAAGGGGAGTGAGAGTAACTGCTGGACGACCTGCCGTCTCTGCCACATTCCTGAGTTAAACTTACACAGCCAGGCAGCAGTAGAAGCTAGACCACCACTGGCGTCCCCTCTAGTGAGGGGCAAGCTGCTTACCACAGAGCAGAGACTCACCTCGAGGGTAAGCTGCTTGGAAGAGGGGAACCCAAAGAGGGCTGAGCCCAACATGCTCCATCCCTTCTCATTCTCTTCCACTGAGAGGTCAGACGTGTTTCTCCTATACACTTCCTTCCTCACTCACATCTGGCTTTTCTAAGGGACAATACAGTGAACTGTCATAAGGCAGGAACGCAGCACATGATTTGGCACCGCAATAACAAGGTTTCCTGAATTTCCTGTCTTCtagcctttctttgtcttcacAATCCACTAGATTAAGAAATCTTCCTGAATAGTCATAAGAGAGTTCTTCTTCTGGCAGAATGTCTCTGGCTGCAAAAAGTGCCAACTTTGGTACCATCGAATCAATTCGGACAGGAATCATCAACAGATTTGGCTCACAAGAGTGGTTAAGGAATCTTCCAATATTTCCTATAGAGGTAGGATCAATAAATGTTTCCATTACCTGCCCATTACAGACATGTTCCCTGATGGCTATGATGTAATTCGAATCGTGTATTGTTTGTAACTGAACTCTTCTCTGTACTTCAGAGAACCCTAAAACCTCGCCAGCATATTCACAGACAAACCGTCCTTTTGGTATAAAGTCCAAGGTGCGAAGTCCCCAGCCTTTCTGATCCGTCTTGAACACCTGGAGGTGGAACTGCAGACCCCGCTGGACCACTCTGTTCCTGCAGCGGTCACTGCACCGACACAGGACATTGCATTCGAAAACGGGCTCAGCATACTTTGCTTCCGATCCTGCATCTCGGAGGCATAAATCATCATCATAGTTCTTCTCACGACGGAGGCAGGAACAAGTACCAGGGAGGCAGGGGGTTTTGAGACAAATGCATCCGGGAAAGGTTATTTGAGTGGGATCAATGTCTGCTCCAGGTCCGGCTACATGGTCAGGAGTATActacaaaaatagaaatactgtAAGTCAGCACCGCATGCCATATACTTCATCTGTATTTCAGCAGCTTTTGGCTGAGACACTTCTTAATTCTAACAAatggaacaagacaaaaatgacaggatacattaaaatattttctaaaaatatctccctccaatttgaaaaataaattcttagatTTAAAATTTGGTGGTTTCCTTTTAGGTATTGGAGTAACAGTAAGAAAAATTTATATACTTTTCCTCTTGTCAGATAACTGAAAATTTTGTAACCCATTTTGTTTCCCTCTTAGCTTTAGATGTCAGGACAATCAGTgatgaatttcattttcaaatgaagtTAAGTGTCTTCTCCTTGGCTTTTGACCTCTTATCTGATTATACAAATGCATATGTGTTTTTATCATGAGTTACCTCAGATCCTTTTTGGGAATAAGAAAGTCATAAATgacaaatcaatgaaaaatggCCTTTGGGAGAGAGTCTtccgttgatttttttttacagaattttttaatttgaagattatctaaatttttattctctcatgtttttaaaaaatgctgctaCCTGATAGTTCTGTTTGAGTCTTCACAATGTTAAAAGCAgaaatttggcaaaaaaaaaaaccttgcagaCAGAATTCTAAAACttgtatttattacatatattaataGATACTTAAATTTATTGTAGATATACTATATACATGTAAAGAAATCCTGTTCTTATTAAATGAGAAAGGGATAATACCAAaaggtttctctgtcttttaaagatacctgtattttcaaaatgtcacATTAACAAAATCTTATGAAAAGTAAGTCCTAAGTCTAAAAAATCTATGTTATTTCCTGACCTCTGGTTATTTCCTCACTGGAAAAATAAAGCACATTCTCATACCCTGAAGATTAAACTCTCTCTCTTGCTTATATGGAacctaattcatttatttacactCGCTTTGTTCCAAAAAAGGATTTAATGAGGCTTACAGAGaggtaagagaaatgaaaaataggtAAGGTGAAGGGAAAAATAAGATCCAACTAGTTGAGCGAGCTTAGCCACACTGAATGTGTAGCAGAAGTGGATCTGGCTCTGCCTGAGAGCAGCCACATCTAAGTGGTTAATATGATTACATGAAGGGCTTGCACTCTCTGCAAGGAGCAATCTCACTGCTTAGAGGCGCTGACTTTTTCCAACATGGAGACGGGAGAGAAACTTCACCAAAGAGTCTGTCTAAACCGTTCTCTTCCAGGAAAGAGTTTCACTGGCTGTTTTTCACTTCGTTCATCCTGCCCCTCAGTAAAGGCTGTTGGCATGCTGCTGCAGTGAGTCAGTACGAGCAGTTCTGAAAGAGACCAGTCACAGAGCTTTGCTACAGAGATAGATTTTAGTGCATTTAGAGGAGCCTTTGAGCTGCGTATCTCCATTAATACTGTGTCTCCAGGCCAAACTTCAGGAAAAATACTGAGCAGCGGGTAGTTGTACTCCCTGTGGCGGCCTCGGTGGAGCTATGCAGTTAGGTGCAAAATCCTGTACTTTTAAAAACGCTGAGCTGGGGGGaaggaatgacattctcctgTGAAAGATGAGGATGGTGAGTGGGCGTACCTGCGGGGGAAGACCAATACTGCTTAAAAGGTGATTTGGGGGTGGACAGCAGAAATAGCTTCTCCTGTTTGTGTCAGTTCTTACAGCTTTAGCTTAGCAGAGATGTCCTAAAAGGATAAAGGATGGCTTGGTAAATGATGCTCCATCAGTCAAATTCCATGACTGCTGTCTTATATGGAAACTACTTCCAGATTTTAAGAGGCAACGTTGAAATGGTTACGGAGACATTTTAAGTACTTGCAAAATGAAGATTTTACTATCACTTTGTTAAACTTTTCATGAAGAATTCTTTTCAATTGATTTGTTCTTAaaggtgcatatatttttaatgtactaCAGAAATCACTAAATtctaaggtgatttttttttttaatgctgaaaacatcttttaaaatcaaGTCTGACTTAACTACAGTTTTCTAACCAGGAGAGCATATTATTCCTTGTTGAACTTATTTGCATATGGATAAGtactttttggaaaaaatactattatttgcttatttttacttatacatttaaaataagattttggAGAATCtagcaatacattttttaaaattctgcaatttAAACTTTTTGCACAATCTAAGATCCTTTAAAGGCCTAGATTACAAATGGTAGCTGACTCCAAATAAGCTGAAAATACTTTCCGAAGGATAACAGAGACTTCTAGATAAACTTCCTgtttaaatagaatatatatatatatatatatatttccctttatGGATGTAATCATTGACCCTGATACTGATAATCATCACAAATTATTTTATCTccatatgtttccattttctcctcgATAAAAGGTTGGTTAAATGCCATTACAGGATATTTTACCTGATTTAGAAAAATTGGCTATACTCAAGAAGTCTTTTGAAAACGGTAGTCTAGTTGAACATATCATTATGTAATTATCCATCTTTTCAGGTATCTGACTACATATTGAAAAgttattcttttcagaaataaactGGTATCATTGGTCTgacattttattcaaatatttataagcCATGCAAATTGAAATTTTGAGTATCAGAAAGCTAATAATGTTAAATGTGTTACAAACTGGGAATGAGCTGACATGAGTTTAAATGCTCCCAATTTGTAACACTCTTTCCATAGTCTGTACCCTACTCCCTGGGACACAGCCCAGGACCAAACTGATCCAAAAGGGTGTCACCCTGAGGGTTTTTGTGCTTACCCTAAGCCAAGGAGAGACCAGAGCTTGTGGGATGTGGCCATACAGGACATATGTTTTTATGCATGCagcatccattcttttttttctgataaaagcACCTTGAGTCTTCCCAGGGGAACCCCGCTCACTATTGTCTTAATGCTTTGGATGGGGGTCCAGGTTGGGCAGGGGCCTAAACCTGGCTAATCAGAATATCACTTGCTCTTTTCAATAGTATTTGGTTCACGGATGGACATAGGACCTAAGCTAGATCAGTGGGATATAGTTCTGGGACTCCTGCTGAAACAACTAGGGAGGAGGCATTCTTTCTCCACTGGGGTGCTAAGCTGTAGTGTATCCACCAGGCCTCCCAAGTTCTACTGCACACGTAAGGCCTGAGTGTGCGACCGGGGATGTGAAGTGGGGAGATGGGAGACAGAAACATCTGATGACACCTTGAGAGTTCTTTGATCCAGACACACCTACAGTTACCACCCCTGGATTTTGCTGTTATGTGAGGcaattacttccttttttttttttggcctgagtCCGATTGTGTTGCATTTATGTTTCCCACAAACAAATGAGTCTTGACTGACAGACCCAGGGTGGAAGCTGAGAAATGGTTCCAGGAAATGGCTGGAAAATTTAGTCAAAGATAGAAATGGCTAATGAGCAATGAGGTCTCCAACTGGGAGGTGAGAATAGAGCAAAGTGTGCAGGAGGCCAGACAGAAAAACTGTGACCGTGTCCTGGAACCCTGGGCAAGCAGGTGAGAACTTCTTAATGCAGAGCATGGGATGTCCTAGAGGAGACACATACAGGACCAGGCTCTTGTTAGCACTGTGACTCACAGCAGGTGAGTTACTAATCTTTGGGTTAGAACTGTAAAACAAGGCCAAAACCTGTATCTGAGGCAGGGAAGATTCTTAAGAGATTTAATTAACGTAACACTGTACTGTGTCAGCcactttatacttttaaaatagttACTTCCTTAAATTATTCTAgatattatttgtagacttcatATTTAAAACATCATCTATTTCTGGCACATTACTTAAGCTTTCTAAATATTCTCTTTCTGTCTATCTTACAGGTTGCtgtgaaggaaaaaatgagagGAAACCATGGAAAGAGCTGACTCCAGTGGCTGGCACATAAGTGTTCAGAATGAATTACACAGGCTGTCTAGTAGGGTGGTGGAAAAATCACGTTATGGAGTTAAACTTTCCAGGTTTAAACATACTCAAACCAAAATTATGTCTGGGAAACCATATGATTATATTCCTACCTCCATTACTTATCcatcttgggggggggggggaaccaaGAGCTGACCCAGAAGATTGCTTTCATTCATCAGTAAACACTGCCTTATTGCCTATTGTATGCACATGCTGGGATTTAGAAAGAACCActgagaaaaacacaaaagaggACATGCAGAACGGGATTTTTTACCTTTCTGTGGTTGTTGCCATaacatacattttactttttcctggTATGTATTGTAGTGCAAAATCGATCACACAAGAGTTGgcaataaataaaaaactaactGATCAGTGCAAAATGCATTAGAAACCAGATACTTGAAGAACTGGGTAGAGATTTCAACTTTTTTTGACAgaaaactggaatttttttttaatcaacggTCACCCGAGAAGCCAAAATGTAAACAGGAGACATCCTCATACAcaatttctcccttctctggacTAGACCTGCACTTACTAACAGTATGAACTTTGGGGTCTAAGTGGCAGAGATTGTAGGGTTCTCTAGCTGTACTAATGTGTAGGTCTTACCTTTCCAACAAATGTACGTCTCAAGGAAAGGCATGGGCATGAGGTTTGGGGTGTGGActggtggtgggggctggggtcctATCCATAGTACTAGGCACAGAGCACATAGCTCAGGAAATATTATTTGACTTTTAGTCTTAATATGAACAGTCTTAATAACTTTTGATTGGAAAACTTGACTTTTCTGAGTCACATTCTGTATCGAAGCCCCAGAAACTGAAACGTGACACCTCACAATATTCTGGGCTTAAAACCTAGGCCTTGATTCTGAATTTTAAGGAAGTGCTATGAAAGTCCTCACtccttttttggttgttttgcaACACCAGCTACAAGAATCTTTGTACTTGGCCTGTAGCCCCACGGGTTTGTTTTTGCTCCAAGCAGCTATTAGGAGACTGTGAGCCAGATAATTCCTGTCAAGGCCAAGTTGAGATcttaaaaaggatattttaagCTGGTTTcagaaacctgagaaaatgcCTAGATCCAACTCTTATTTCAGgaaaatcagtttattttctacttgGCTTTCAACACCGATGGCATTATGATGTGGTTGATTCCAATCTGAACATTTGAAtgttctttttgccttttccaacaGTACTGCAAAGTAAACTAGATAAAATAATTCCTACCTTGAGTTTCCTTATGTGTGCATATGTCTGTGAAGGCAGGGTTTGGGGCAACCAAGCTATTTTGACCTTTTGTAAGAATGGTTTTGTGCTCCACAaatatatggaagcaaactaGTTGAAGGCACTTTTCGGCtcataatttaaatgtttcaagGATGTTTTATCTTCTTGGTAAAACTATAAGCTCTTTAAGGAAGGGATCTTGTCTTCTTTCTGTAACTCTACCCAGAGCTGTGAATACAGCCAGGATGCTAGAATACTATGGGATTGAGTCTTAGCCTCCTGATTTCCATCAACTGTAGGTATAAGGACCAGTCACAACGCTTCCTCCATCACCACCTGCCTCTTTTGTAGCAACCAAGTGCTTTCTATCTGCTCTTGTAAGCTCAAGGGCAGGAATTATACTGTCACCGTTTTATCTTCTATACCTAGCCTaacactgtgccaggcacattTTAGGCACCcaattatttgttgaagaaagagAACGTATGTTTTTGACCAGGCATCCAGCAATGTTTGGTCTTGAACACGCTTTTAGGGATCAGTGTTTTAATATGGTGCTAGCCAACTGTATTATTAACCATAAACTGCCTGATGTACTTTGAGGAAAAATAACCATTTCTGACATTAATATCTTGCTCTTCCCTTTGAAAACATCTACTGAATTTTTTATCTTACTTGATTCTCACAACGTGCCTAGGAAGGACAGATGGAGTTTGATAATGATAATGGATGCGAAAAGGgctataaatttttaattattttcattgtgcAGAT harbors:
- the LOC105093158 gene encoding histone-lysine N-methyltransferase SETMAR, yielding MAATEEEPEPLTEQLDVARGLENLPVSAWPPEAGPEPFQYTPDHVAGPGADIDPTQITFPGCICLKTPCLPGTCSCLRREKNYDDDLCLRDAGSEAKYAEPVFECNVLCRCSDRCRNRVVQRGLQFHLQVFKTDQKGWGLRTLDFIPKGRFVCEYAGEVLGFSEVQRRVQLQTIHDSNYIIAIREHVCNGQVMETFIDPTSIGNIGRFLNHSCEPNLLMIPVRIDSMVPKLALFAARDILPEEELSYDYSGRFLNLVDCEDKERLEDRKFRKPCYCGAKSCAAFLPYDSSLYCPLEKPDVSEEGSV